CTCGGTCGACGTGAACGCCAACACAGTCAGCGTTCCCGACGCGGGTTGGCTCATCTCACCGACCGGCAGTAAGACGGTGACCTTCGAGGCCACCTATCTGGCACCGAACGATGCCCAAAAGGGTGCTTTCCTCGAAACTTCGGTCGATGTCGACGTGTCGACCTTCGCATCCACGCAGAAGCTGACCGGTGTATTCGTCGAGATCCGCGATCAGAATCCCGGAGAAGCGATTACTTCCGGTTCGGCGGATCTCGGATTCGGTTCCTCGGACGGCGAGGGCGGTACCGGATCGGCAGGCTCGAGCATCATCGAGAATCCGAGCGACTTCATCGGCGATATCATCAGCAGAATCTTGCAGAACGGAACCGGTAGCTAACTACGGGCAGTAGCGAGGACAATTGCCACCGCCGCCGAAATATTTGGCCGCGGTGGCATTGTCGTCGTTCGTGCGCGCGACTCCCATGTAGGTTGCGAACAACTTAAACGTGCGCTACCTTTGTGCACGTGACCAACGAACTCGCACTCGATCGCCAGGTGTGCTTTGCGTTGTACTCGGCATCGCGAGCCACCACCGCCGCCTACCGCCCGATCCTCGACAAACTCGGGATCACCTACCCGCAGTACCTGGTACTCCTGGTGCTGTGGGAAAAGGACGGACGCGGCGTCCGTGACATTTGCACCGCCCTCGATCTCGACACCGGGACATTGTCCCCGCTACTCAAACGGCTCGAAGGCCTCGGTTTCATCGAACGTCGACGCCTCACGTCGGACGAGCGGAGAGTCGAGATCCACCTGACGGCAGCGGGCAGCGCGCTACGCAGCGAGGCGGCCGGCATACCGATGCAACTCGCCGCACAGACGGGCATGAGCGTCGACGAACTCACCAACCTCAAGAACGTTCTGGCCGCACTGGCCGAAGCACTTCACCAAGAAAAGGGATAACTGTGGCTACCATTTACACCGCCGAAGCACTGGCAACCGGAGAAGGCCGCAACGGCCGCGCTCGCAGCTCGGACGGTCGCCTCGACCTCGAACTTGCCATCCCCGAGGCCATGGGCGGCAACGGCCAGGGCACCAATCCTGAGCAACTGTTCGCTGCAGGTTACGCAGCCTGCTTCCACTCCGCCCTGCAGATGGTCGCCCGTGCGAGCAAGGCAGATGTGACGGACTCGGCTGTCGGTGCCCAGGTCGGCATCGGCCCCAACGACGCAGGCGGATTCCAGCTCGAGGTGACGCTCGAGGTGACGCTACCGAATCTTCCCCACGACGAGGCCCAGGCGCTAGCCGACAAAGCCCACCTGGTCTGCCCGTATTCCAACGCGACCCGCGGTAACATCGATGTGACCGTCACGGTCACCGAAGACTAGGAGTATCCCTTGCGCGCCAAGGAAATTCATCTCGCTTCACGTCCACACGGTGAGCCGACGCCGGAGAACTTCCGCACCGTCGAGCTCGACCTTCCCGAACTTCAGGATGGTCAGATACTCGTCCGCAACATCGTCATGTCCGTCGACCCTTACATGCGCGGCCGGATGAACGACGTCAAGTCGTACGTTCCGCCGTTCCAGATCGATGCACCGCTCGACGGCGGCGCCGTGGGCGAGGTTGTCGAAACCCGCAGTGACGCTTTCGCAGTCGGCGACGCCGTGCTGCACGGGAAGGGATGGCGGGACACCGCTATCCTCGACGGCAGATCGGCCATGAAAGTCGACCTCGACAAGGGGTCCGCTTCGGCGTACCTCGGGGCTCTCGGCCTGACCGGGCTCACCGCCTATGCCGGGCTCACCGCGGTGGCACAGTTCAAGCCCGGCGACGTGGTGTTCGTCTCGGGTGCGGCGGGCGCCGTCGGGTCACTGGTCGGCCAGATCGCCAAGGCACTCGGCGCGTCTCGCGTAATCGGTAGCGCAGGGTCCAAGGCCAAGGTTGCTCGGTTACTCGAGCTGGGCTTCGATGCCGCGTTCGATTACCACGACGGTTCGGTGACCAAGCAGCTCGCCGAGGCCGCTCCGGACGGAATCGATGTGTACTTCGACAACGTCGGCGGCGACCACCTCGAAGCTGCCATCGCGTCGATGAACAAGAACGGACGAATTGCGCTGTGCGGAGCAATCTCTCAGTACAACTCGACCGAGGCCACTCCTGCGCCGCGAAACTTGGCTCTGGCCATCGGCAAGGAACTGATGTTGAAGGGCTTCATCGCCGGCTCCTACCAGCATCTCGCTGGTGAGTTCAGCGGGAAAATGGCGACATGGCTTGCCGACAACGTCATCGAGTGGGACGAAACCGTTGTCGAGGGTATCGACAACGCGCCGCAGGCATTCATCGGACTGCTCCGCGGAGAGAACACCGGAAAGATGATCGTCTCCATCTAGAACGCCAGAGGGCAACTCTGTCGTCGCGTCTTCGTTACTGCGCTCGCGTTGCACCGACAGATCCGACGCTAGAGTTGCTCCATGGCCCGCGCACCGCTTCCCCTGCGTGACGGCCTCGGTCCCACCCGGATTCGAATGCCGGATACCGAGACCTTTCCCACCGTCGTGGACTACCTCGTCGATCGTTTCCCCCACGATGAGAGACGTCTGCGAGAAAAAGTCGCTGCGCGGGAAGTGGTGAATGCGGC
This region of Rhodococcus sp. PAMC28707 genomic DNA includes:
- a CDS encoding NADP-dependent oxidoreductase, which translates into the protein MRAKEIHLASRPHGEPTPENFRTVELDLPELQDGQILVRNIVMSVDPYMRGRMNDVKSYVPPFQIDAPLDGGAVGEVVETRSDAFAVGDAVLHGKGWRDTAILDGRSAMKVDLDKGSASAYLGALGLTGLTAYAGLTAVAQFKPGDVVFVSGAAGAVGSLVGQIAKALGASRVIGSAGSKAKVARLLELGFDAAFDYHDGSVTKQLAEAAPDGIDVYFDNVGGDHLEAAIASMNKNGRIALCGAISQYNSTEATPAPRNLALAIGKELMLKGFIAGSYQHLAGEFSGKMATWLADNVIEWDETVVEGIDNAPQAFIGLLRGENTGKMIVSI
- a CDS encoding organic hydroperoxide resistance protein; the encoded protein is MATIYTAEALATGEGRNGRARSSDGRLDLELAIPEAMGGNGQGTNPEQLFAAGYAACFHSALQMVARASKADVTDSAVGAQVGIGPNDAGGFQLEVTLEVTLPNLPHDEAQALADKAHLVCPYSNATRGNIDVTVTVTED
- a CDS encoding MarR family transcriptional regulator, producing the protein MTNELALDRQVCFALYSASRATTAAYRPILDKLGITYPQYLVLLVLWEKDGRGVRDICTALDLDTGTLSPLLKRLEGLGFIERRRLTSDERRVEIHLTAAGSALRSEAAGIPMQLAAQTGMSVDELTNLKNVLAALAEALHQEKG